The DNA region aattttcatctaagaactgACGCACCGATTCAACGAAATGAGGTGctgcgccatcttgttggaaaatgatcgttagatggtcttctgcattctccaatacttgctCAAGGCTGCATGTATAAAAAGCATACTCCAGTAGATCTGAATACATGTGGCATATTatgtgatttccataaataccCGCCAAAATAAAGATAGATATAATTTTTGGGGAAGCTGAGTATGCTCAGCGATATaaacttggattttcatctgaccaacACCCACATTTACTGACAGTTATGCTGGTTTACAATGCCGTTAAGGTAAAATGAACACAcgtccgaaaaacagatatAGAACATGTAGTTTGGATTACagttaatcatttcactgaccacttcatAGAAATGGACTCGATGATCGATATCCTCCTTATCCGGTTCCTGAGCCAATCGTATTCTATAAGGATTGAATTTATGCTGTTGTTTAAGGATTTTCATGATTgtgtgaaacaccagatacatcggacaataTCCCCTTACTCAAGGTCGGAtctattgctacatgacctaagacagccacgtccctcgcttcgtctctttcatgcaccctctttttgtttcccAATGATCCAGTAGCGTTGAATTTAGCAATCAGTTGCACAACATAAGCGCAGCGGGTACATTATATTTAGGATTGTTAAATGAAGCTGCTGTTGTTCGAGTGGAATCGTCATTTCTGTAAAAGAATTGTATTATTTCTACCCTTTAACCCACGGTAAACACCATTTGTGTCGGttacgaataatattctcgagaaAAATTGtctctttcactattttcgctcTTATTTAATTATCaatggatattttgaagaaaacttTTAGGATCAGACATTACTCGATGCGATCTTCGAAATTAGTAATCGCAACACTCCTCATTCCTATTCAGAAtcaatcaaggggttgtgctcacctcTAGTGCTCGTTAGGGGGTTGAAGTTACAGGGATGAACAAAATAGAAGAGTTGTTTCcgtcgaatcagaaattgacaggTTCGAGCGATTTTCTACGCTTCTAAGTCAGAAAATCGGTCAAATTTTCGTTGGACCAACCTGTATGTATGCGACGAGACAATACTTTACGAGATCTCGCCTTATGGGTCTCGTGCTCGATCTCACGAgcatcaattgaaattcaagtGATTTCAACTGATGTGGTCTGTAGCTCGTTTatcaaaatgtttcaaatacCTATTTTCTGTGGAATACATATTTGAATGAACTTACTTGATCCAATAACGAAGGCGACCCTGAAGAAATGTTTGAATTTCAAGTCATGTCCCCTACATTTCTTCATCCACAGAACATCCACCAGGACGAATCCGTGCAAACCGTAAGAAAGATAAATGGAAAGTGTGTATAAAGATCTACACCAAATGGATGCtctgaaatttttgaagaattaaAATGTTTCTGTTATGGTCTGATGAAAATCATTTGATCGGTCTTATAAATTTTCATACGGATACATATAGAAATCACTAGGAATAGATTATCAGTTCCTAAAATCGATTCattactcattttaaaattattgCGATCTGGGCCCATCAATCAGAAGATTTTAATACgttcccagtcaaccagtttcagtcacagggaagttgttgggaattaccactgtggaaatgcgacttcacaatgttgattcaaaaaaaggccaccagtacttactggagagtgcttaatgtccgcaacatcgcatatcgcgggtaattacccagtacatcacatagtaggtgtaaaaaaagcaccctagacagcaactttgcgacttctcattttggaggtttttggaacgattattttgacagaataaactaccaaagtgtatcctctattgaagttatattcatgttcaatttgataattaccatcgtggcaatcaatttgcactctatattcgaggcattccgaggaaaagtgacccaagctacaatttttctgaaattgaattaacagtaagaactgcctgaaaatgaatcaaaattttatatactcgtaaactcaatttcagaaaaaatgtagcttgggcctcttcagctctgaacgcctcatttgtaccctgtgtttactctttactcttacctacatatatttcgcattctgctctcatcctcaaaagggaaattgaacaactatatgaattactgatatctttttattcaagattaatatgtttcatacaaatccaaatatataaaataaagaacatatatcttgttataaatcttcattccgcttcaggaacggcatggtccagctgaagaagaaaaaatcagagctgtagtgatagtaataaattgagtgtcatgaaaaatctaacaacagtagaaggtgatttttttccagcacagtatctaaaataataatttgaagttctctcgatgattcaaatcaattccaagtttgattttgaaggttgtgaatgttacttatcacctaaattcatatgaggtatgttgaaagttgaacgttacagaGGTGAcaaaatggggaggataagagggccaagaagtgatcatgatgtagtcattatttcaataggttatataactactcaccttttactgcacgttaattgatcaatcaacgtcaagtaacacttaactaaaacgaaatttaataatagaatagctcggttaaaaaaatcattctaaaaattcattcataaagattttgtttgttcattctctcaacacaacgcagtcacagaacgaaacacgtcacaccacgttttgcatagcgggatttaggttatgagttaacctcgagaccacgtgctgataaatagaacatttcagacagttactgaaagtttttcttagagaagtcgctgggtagagttcatcgaaatttattcacaacacatcatttcatgttctaaaaatatcacagattcaatatttcaaagatatcaacagagagaagtcgcataatagtagctatgttcacttcatcggaacatctcaatatgatgttacatgcaaccactagggatctaaagttgaggaattcgcaaacttaacaatatgcggacgttaatgtccacaatgtaaaatcttaagtacatccatgaaacttctcaaagaagcgcttcaatgcgatatttttgggtactccctgcgacttactgttatatttctggttgactgggttaGCTGGTGTATCCTGTAGAAGTAGGGTAATAAGTTTTGAAAACCCTAGTTTGTTGCTCAATTGGAACATCTAACCTGTACTATCTCCGATCGTTACGCCTCGAGTTCCAAAAGAATATTGAAtcgggtatacagggtgtcccacggaGGGTGGCCTATTAGAAGTTTACGAACAACGCatcataggattgttctgaGAATTTGAGTAGGTACTAGGGTTAACGCTTTTGATATATCTGactaaaatatttcattatgttGCGACATTTCCGTTCATACGAAAATGTACTACAAACCTCGTTGTATCAAATGGGGCACcctattattttattataacttttttatcACCAAAATAGTATTTTGGTATTTTACTTCCCTATCCCTAGTCCTATTACTTTCGGAGATATTTACAGTATTCTACACAACATTTCCAAAAACATGGATCGAATGAAATAGGCATAGAAGAGTTATATCATATTTTAGGAAGCTGAAATTTCGAGAATAGGTCAATGAGATCCTAAGAAGGAGTTACGTGTAGAAAAAACCTGGGTTGTGATATACAGGTGTTCCAAAATTTTTCGTCCTGTCACTTGATACGAAaccaacaaaaaatttatttttcagattgaACACCCTACTCTTCATCCGATTTTTTCAGAGGAAATCAAAATACACATctgaaaatctaaaatattccTATACGAAAACCTCATGATTTCGGAAGTCAAGTGTTCAGCAAACGACTTCTATTACTACCGTAGAATTATTCTTACataattgaaaactgaactgtagGTGTTTGTCTCACTGATACAAGGAATTGTGTTTGTTAGATAAAATTAGCAAATCATTCTCAAAACCCTCACTTTTATAGAAATCTGACCTTACTTCTGAAACCAAGAGGTTTTCGTATAGGAACATTATACACATTTAATTGTTATATAGATCCTATAATTCTATTCTTCAGTTAGTAGACtactttattttcatgaaatgtgTTACTCCTTACTGGTTTATATGTTTGTACGGAAGGAACTCGATTTTATCTTTTAACCGATATTTGCAATCGAAAATATGCAGATACTTACGAATCTCTCAGAGGTAAGTCGTTCATGAAACTACCCACTGCAAATTCTCCATATTTCCAATAACCTAAAAATCCTACAAGTATGTATGAAATGGTTATCAATGCCATTCCTATATTCAGGGAACCCCAAGAACTGAAAAACTTCTTCGGCGATTGAAGGTGTTTCTCGAATGTTGTAACCTAGAACCGAGGAAAGTTATATAGTGGTTTCCGAATTTTCAGAATCTCAGCAGGTGGTTCAGAATTTGCACTAAAAACCCTTTAGCTCATCGTAGTAGAAACCTTGAGTATATTCTTCATGAGGATTATATTGCAGTTTTATATTTCGAATTATACCGTTTCGGTATCCAATGAAATAGAGCAGAACAGCTGTCACCAGGAATAGATGCaatagtccgggaggcaggggcttttttttcaaggaatttcatcccagctgaatttaatactgtagattgtagtcacattgcaaatgacgaaactgACCGTCAGCTGGTCAAGTAGCGGTGGGTGCGGTCGTGGGAAGCGGCGcaaattgggaaaaaatgcaaaattttaagTGATTTTATAGcggctgaaattttctatatgtaatgTTGATGTTAATTAGAAGCATGATAGTGAAgtcagctgacggtcatttttatatttccatatatgtaaggaatcatatggaggtgtttttaTTCGGGATGAAAACACttgattttcgaatttttttcccaagttaACGCGCTCGACTgatgtattttccaccctccgccgatcggctgTCTTCACTATTATGTTTCTAATTAACATCATgattacatatagaaaatttcagccgggataaaatcacttgaaattttacattcttccccaagttccgccgcctcccacgcccgcaccaACCGATGGTATTGAAGCTGACGGTCGGTTTTGTCATTTGCAATGTGTCTACAACTtacagtattaaattcagccgggatgaaattccttgaaaaaaaagcccctgcctcccggactacAAAAGCTCGTAGTTTTTGCAGAAATTACTCTCTTGGACACGCCTGGCCTTTGGGAGTAAATATATATGCATATAGTGAGAAAACTTCAACAACGACAAGACCTTCTCTAGCATTCGTTCTCATTGCCATATTCAGTGTTCGTTCcgaaaattcatatcttccTAGTCCAAGTCAGCATTTGTGCCATTTCATGGTAAGTAACTACTTCAATCAAATTGAAGCTGATTGGAACTGAACCATCCTATGATCAAATCTGTTATTTCCCCTTAAAAGAATAAAGATAATTTGCTTTgatattgttatttttgaagTAGTCTGATTGAATTTTGTGATGGAACTCGAGGAGGAAGATTTGATTTATGTAACAACTATATATATTTAGAAATAATAAATTGATTTGGTGTgcgataaaaaaataaatacaaaaaataagCGGAAAAGAAGGAAAATATAGGTAGTTCTCTTTCATTATTATTGTATGATAGAACGAGGAAAATTTGAACTAGCTGGGGTTCTAGCGTAACATGATTGTGTCATTGATAGGGTTTCTCATCCTCCATTTCCTTATAGTAGCAATGAAATGGTTAAAGATGTTTAATTCCAATTTTAACTTTGTATGTATTTTGAAGTCATTGATATAGTCATCGGGAGTACTTGATGTTTTTGTTATCGAAAACCTGTCTTTTTCATAGACTTGATGGAAGTTGGAAAAACATAggtatcaattttattttcatttattttttgatggtgaatttgattttttgttaaTCCATTAGCTACTAACATGCGATGCGAAAAAGGCATGTTTTCCAAAACATTTCATAAACATCAATAACTTCTAatgtgtatactccattcacttttattttagcagtcggttggccatggaaatttgacacatttcactctgtatagtacgaaaatgtggggttatgacgcttgttaaaacatttttgggttttaaatcaacgctatgttgcccgttctaagtaaaagtttctgttattacgtattttatcacaatgtcgaatctcttcggaaaacatttgacgaacataattgaagtttatacaaactgattgaaggcataccaaatccagttatttgtatggaaaatacaagagatcagtataatattataatatgcactagcttgaggagagtcaaagttcgttatcttctttggctaaaggttgaatacgttacatcagttgtagatttcaaaaatattaacccgaggataaaatgcatatgttgcagtggttgggaatgggtatctccagaaggaattaacagataattacaagaatgttgaattcttcaacaagaatcatcttgcatcaatataagttaaaggaattaaaggaagtttcaatcaagatgaacttcacctttgaacaaaaattccacatgaataagcaattagcaggacaactggcgcgtatttgtgtctgttcatcttaatgcattgagataataataataattaggtatttattggtatcttAAGACagttacaatgtataggacaagtcaaatgaaaaatagaaaaatcaatttttgggaacttattctactatgacattcatcgaaaatcctgtagtaaacttttcgcattaattcactcaaacataaaattctcaaatgccaccagttttttgggtctcccaatagaagaaaattctttgtcatcctcttcattcacaatctttctgattgtggaaatattcagctgaaatataagtcatttagattcagatgaaacattatataaattctcttacattgaatatgttcgcttccgtctgacgtattgtggatatTAGAATATCGGGGtacaactatttgaatgagcggacctaaattctaaagagcacttcctgaaaccctgtctcttttttcaatcactttcggcattttcgtaacaaaaattgatattagttgtggcaacggcgttatgacattcaCGACATTTCATTAGTGCCAACCCTagttcgttctagttacaaaaacttgagaaaattatttcatggccaccgactgctaaaataaaggtgaatgcagtataggtaTGTGATTCACAAAAAACgtgaagaatttcaaaattagAACTGAATAACTTTTATCCCATAATAAAAGAGGGATGATGATAGAAACCCATAATTgtccaaatcatcctcagcaatggatccatttctggcacaaaaggTTATAGTTATTAcacgaaaaaaattcaaccagTCCCCTCTTGACGTTATAGATTTAGGCCAATCTTATTTCCAAAAGACACCTTTCAatgatttcattaaaattataaaaaacaaaacaataatatACTTCAATGGAATTATTACCGAATTACATCATGAAAAGCTTGATAGAGAAGGTCTCGACCACTGTTCAGTAATGAAATCCTTACCAAAATATTATTctttaagaaaaatatttttgatgattcagAAGGGGTTCACAGAACAATTTTTATAACTGAAATATTCATCCcttaatatttttataattagtTAATGGTTAAACTCACCACTGTCACTGCTTCTAGCGAAAACAAAACAGGTCCAAAAAAGTTTGGCAACTGGCTAACGTCTCCCACCATCCTTAGGTCATAAAGTGACTTCTGATCCTCGAAAATGTAGGAAGCAAAAATTCCCAATGAAAATATCGAGGCTAAGCTTGCGGCAATCGATACATAAACTGCAATTTTCCAATTACCCAGATAAAGGATAAGAATGAAGGGTGCGATCAGAAGGATACAATATAGGTATCTCTCAAGCCCAATATTCATCCAGGTTGTGTACATCTCGAAGAATCCGAATGTTTGAAGAATAAATAATGCATAAGACGTACAAATGGTAAACTGGCATAGTAATGTTGAACTGTCTACTATGAACCTGAAATACGGCGAATGTCAGTTAAATTTTCTCATTGGAGCTAGAGCTAAAGAAGATATTTATTTAGGTACAAGTAACATATCATACTGGAATCAAATTATATCATGA from Coccinella septempunctata chromosome 1, icCocSept1.1, whole genome shotgun sequence includes:
- the LOC123322666 gene encoding proton-coupled amino acid transporter-like protein CG1139, whose product is MKGAIGMGIVSASLIYKEGYLTGIIYTCVIGVLITHCLHILFRSQYRLCRRLKVPVLSYSESMKKALETGPRRLRVLHRYAPFIVDSSTLLCQFTICTSYALFILQTFGFFEMYTTWMNIGLERYLYCILLIAPFILILYLGNWKIAVYVSIAASLASIFSLGIFASYIFEDQKSLYDLRMVGDVSQLPNFFGPVLFSLEAVTVVTTFEKHLQSPKKFFSSWGSLNIGMALITISYILVGFLGYWKYGEFAVGSFMNDLPLRDSASIWCRSLYTLSIYLSYGLHGFVLVDVLWMKKCRGHDLKFKHFFRVAFVIGSTLIIIFVPFIVRTVILDALLALSLPILGIVLPALMEFCVEWPTHHERRILVLWKDALFILIGLVDAFVGIYFCITQLIQFFAVNRDPFFW